A genomic window from Trueperella bialowiezensis includes:
- a CDS encoding fumarate reductase/succinate dehydrogenase flavoprotein subunit — protein sequence MTELINGLYREGESIADTKAPSGPLAQRWEKRKFEARLVNPANRRKLNIIMVGTGLAGGAGAASLGEMGYNVKAFFYQDSARRAHSIAAQGGINAAKNYKNDNDSTYRLFYDTIKGGDFRARESNVYRLAEVSAAIIDQCVAQGVPFAREYGGLLDNRSFGGVQVSRTFYARGQTGQQLLIGAYQALMRQVNAGTVKAYDRHEMVDLIVVDGRARGIIARDMKTGEIETHLADAVVLATGGYGNVFFLSTNAMGCNGTAVWRAHRKGAYFGNPCYTQIHPTCIPQTGESQSKLTLMSESLRNDGRIWVPKKAEDCTKDPRDIPEEDRDYYLERIYPAFGNLVPRDIASRQAKNMCDEGRGVGPAIAEVGPDGVARNVRRGVYLDFAEAIERMGKDAVSAKYGNLFDMYERITDEDPYEVPMRIYPAVHYTMGGLWVDYDLQSTIPGLFVTGEANFSDHGANRLGASALMQGLADGYFVLPNTINDYLADGPFEKLSEDHPEVAKVRKGIEDRVDFFMSNDGNRSVDSYHKELGTIMWEYCGMERTEAGLKKAIGMIRELRADFWKNVRVPGKANELNQSLEKAGRVADFLELGELMCIDALHREESCGGHFRAESQTEEGEALRHDDKFAYVAAWEFTGDGEAPVLHKEDLNYEFVEMKQRSYK from the coding sequence ATGACTGAACTGATTAACGGCCTATACCGCGAAGGCGAATCGATCGCGGATACCAAGGCGCCCTCTGGTCCGTTGGCGCAGCGTTGGGAGAAGCGCAAGTTTGAAGCCCGGCTCGTGAACCCGGCTAACCGCCGTAAGCTCAACATCATCATGGTGGGCACTGGCCTGGCAGGCGGCGCTGGTGCTGCTTCGCTTGGCGAGATGGGCTACAACGTCAAGGCGTTCTTCTACCAGGATTCCGCGCGGCGCGCCCACTCGATTGCCGCTCAGGGCGGTATCAACGCGGCGAAGAACTACAAGAACGACAACGATTCCACCTACCGGCTCTTCTATGACACGATCAAGGGCGGCGATTTCCGCGCTCGCGAATCGAACGTGTACCGGCTCGCGGAAGTCTCGGCCGCGATTATCGACCAGTGCGTGGCGCAGGGCGTACCGTTCGCACGCGAATACGGCGGCCTTCTCGACAACCGGTCATTCGGTGGCGTGCAGGTATCCCGTACGTTCTATGCGCGTGGCCAGACGGGCCAGCAGCTACTCATCGGCGCATACCAGGCGCTCATGCGGCAGGTGAATGCCGGCACGGTGAAAGCCTACGATCGCCACGAGATGGTGGATCTCATCGTCGTCGACGGGCGTGCCCGCGGCATCATTGCCCGCGACATGAAGACTGGCGAGATCGAAACTCACTTGGCCGATGCCGTCGTGCTAGCTACCGGTGGGTACGGAAACGTGTTCTTCCTGTCGACGAACGCGATGGGCTGCAACGGTACCGCCGTGTGGCGGGCTCACCGTAAGGGCGCATACTTCGGCAACCCGTGCTACACGCAGATTCACCCCACATGTATTCCGCAGACGGGCGAGTCGCAGTCGAAGCTGACGCTCATGTCCGAGTCTCTGCGTAACGACGGGCGGATCTGGGTTCCGAAGAAAGCCGAGGATTGCACGAAGGATCCGCGCGATATTCCCGAAGAGGATCGAGACTACTACCTGGAGCGCATCTACCCGGCTTTCGGTAACCTCGTGCCGCGTGATATTGCTTCGCGGCAGGCGAAGAACATGTGTGACGAGGGGCGTGGGGTTGGCCCGGCGATCGCGGAAGTTGGCCCGGATGGCGTGGCACGCAACGTGCGCCGAGGCGTGTACCTCGACTTTGCAGAAGCCATTGAACGCATGGGTAAGGACGCGGTGTCTGCCAAGTACGGCAACCTGTTTGACATGTACGAGCGCATCACGGACGAGGACCCTTACGAGGTGCCGATGCGTATCTACCCGGCCGTGCACTACACGATGGGCGGCCTGTGGGTGGATTACGATCTGCAGTCCACGATCCCGGGACTGTTCGTGACGGGCGAGGCGAACTTCTCCGATCACGGAGCAAACCGCCTGGGTGCGTCGGCGCTCATGCAGGGTCTTGCCGATGGCTACTTCGTGCTTCCGAACACGATCAACGACTACCTGGCCGACGGCCCGTTTGAGAAGCTGTCCGAGGATCACCCGGAGGTTGCGAAGGTCCGCAAGGGTATTGAAGACCGCGTGGACTTCTTCATGTCGAACGACGGCAACCGTTCCGTTGATTCCTACCACAAGGAACTCGGCACGATCATGTGGGAGTACTGCGGTATGGAACGTACCGAGGCCGGGCTAAAGAAGGCGATCGGCATGATCCGAGAGCTGCGCGCTGATTTCTGGAAGAACGTGCGCGTGCCCGGCAAGGCTAACGAGCTTAACCAGTCGCTGGAGAAGGCCGGCCGTGTAGCCGACTTCCTCGAGCTGGGAGAGCTCATGTGTATTGACGCCCTGCACCGTGAAGAGTCCTGTGGTGGGCACTTCCGGGCAGAATCCCAGACGGAGGAAGGCGAAGCCCTACGCCATGACGACAAGTTCGCGTACGTGGCAGCGTGGGAGTTCACCGGCGACGGCGAAGCGCCCGTCCTCCACAAGGAAGACCTCAATTACGAATTCGTCGAGATGAAGCAGCGGAGCTACAAGTGA
- a CDS encoding succinate dehydrogenase cytochrome b subunit — MGTTKDHVRARRTTVALKIAMAVTGTIFVLFLLVHMYGNLKMFVGADAYNGYAGWMREFGYPFIPHEALLWILRVVLGVSLIVHVFSAITLWRRANTARGRAYKINTGKKVTTAQKYTGTMMRVGGLGIFFFIVFHILHFTTLHVEVGENFREITPYERMVQSFSPEHWYIYVIYFVALALITYHIRHGVWSALATLGLSRTRRERAYKIIADLVALAIFVGFLAPPTAILVGFIS, encoded by the coding sequence GTGGGTACTACTAAAGATCATGTGAGAGCTCGTCGCACCACCGTGGCGCTTAAGATCGCCATGGCCGTCACGGGCACTATTTTTGTTTTGTTCTTGCTCGTACACATGTATGGCAACCTCAAGATGTTTGTGGGCGCCGACGCCTACAACGGCTACGCGGGGTGGATGCGCGAATTCGGATATCCGTTCATCCCTCACGAAGCGCTGTTGTGGATCTTGCGCGTCGTCTTGGGCGTGTCGCTCATTGTGCATGTGTTCTCTGCGATCACGCTGTGGCGGCGCGCGAATACTGCACGTGGCCGGGCTTATAAGATCAACACGGGTAAGAAAGTAACCACGGCACAGAAGTACACCGGCACGATGATGCGGGTGGGTGGCCTTGGCATCTTCTTCTTTATCGTGTTCCACATCCTGCACTTCACCACCTTGCACGTAGAGGTGGGGGAGAACTTCCGCGAGATCACACCGTACGAGCGCATGGTGCAGTCGTTCTCGCCAGAGCACTGGTACATCTACGTCATCTACTTTGTGGCACTGGCGCTTATCACGTACCACATCCGCCACGGCGTGTGGTCCGCTCTGGCAACCCTCGGCCTGTCGCGCACCCGCCGCGAACGTGCCTACAAGATCATTGCCGATCTGGTTGCGCTCGCAATCTTCGTTGGTTTCCTAGCGCCGCCCACCGCTATTCTCGTCGGATTTATTTCCTAG